ccgacttaggagcccctgcttgatcgaatcgctggcgttgttgagtctagaataaaaatgttttgagtcttaggattatatatatatcggagagtaggattctttttactcctcagtcccttcgtcgctctggtgaggtctcgtgacgtagaagttttgactattcgctcctcaaatttcactaaattttttttaggatcacgcgggtatcttggaatcgttccgatggttttgtgacgagaacattgttcttggtgcctcctgacatttaggggttgtggcagtgtcccggggagttgagctccgaggtgttgtcgtcacaattttatcgttgcagttctggaatacctgagtttcgccgacatcaaaatctcttttatgcagttgttggtgagatcacctcgacgccacccagtactggggcgggagttcgggagtattgccataactcgtataacggatgtttttcgaaggttgaggtaaacgatttccggagttttcttggttatgtgttgacggatggatacagctggatctaggtattgttagtttgggtgatatattttgtgtcccctgtatccccaacaccagattgcataaccagaaagtttcgggagtttataagtgggaattcaagtagccttaggatatccttccgacagacgcatgatatgagattggggttcgacgtctagtggtccgcctttccacggttggttttacagtggtctcgtagtgtcttaaagagtccttggctatgccgactcggggacgcttcgtatgtcatgtgcacagccttgtacatgatggtgctgtacgattgagcccgtgtgggccccaccacgaaaacttcggacgaaatctctatcatatgtttgttccggcttattttgcaagccaaatcctttgttttgttttttgtggtattcgagttgcttcaatgacaagtgttgattccataccttattctaagtggtgttctcatatttctatgcggatgataatccttcttgatcatcgagatcgtcatgttaattcttttccaaccggcgtgtttctcttcaagtgcatccagtcattccaacgttcgcaagatcaattctaagcttttctcaacggtgtttgtttcatctgcgccaagttgcctttgttttcccaccctcccaccctttttttttcaaggactcagattcttaaccaagtatccattttattcatgtgaagtcccttcattcttttcaataaaagttcttacccggtggttctcatgaagatgttcctcaagtttatcattcttcgttctttttctcctccggtggattaaattcaagctttgtcgatcatatcctttccttgtttcaaatgttttctcatgccggtgtaccTCTTAATCACTCACTTCTCGccattcaattgttccggagtgctgaagatatctctgaagattcgtgtttccactccgcatcaattctaactagttcgaggttgttacctcattcaagccatttaattcaaccggtgcaatctccttttcaagtaatcatttcaacggtggttcttttcagtgggccctaacccacaggtcttttcccaggatcttacctgactcttctattttttctggagttattctcaaattcattgcaaagtttgacgtaagaatgaattttcatcagtcatatgcctttctccaagatctttcaaattctttcatcgttggttcaacctttctaatttttcatcccggagtatctcaataattcatggtggtgtttctcatcatcattctccacatttgaagaccgaagaagaatttctcgtgaatcttggtccgttctttcagagattcatagttctagattgatgccatcctctcataattgttttcgattgtgagaattcttttcatacctatccggagcatttcatgagttgttttcatttcttgatcatccaaaggccatcatttcagaagatttcttcgttctaagttttcagcttccttcttcaattattctaaattgatgtctcttcggtCATCTCCATATTATTCCGGTGCATCGtccaagtattctctaatcagctcgtgatctcttcgttcacttgtatctaaattccctcgagtattttcgcgcgttctttaatttttacggtgtttcgtcctcttttcttcaattgttttcaattctcgcggtggttcgttcaagatttctcttccctcgttatcatatcaatttattcgttgtttcaatcctaccggtggctcgatgaagaccttcccaagtttgcgcaatatctatcttaatcctttctacgagaataagtagtgtgccaaatccgttgcttgtcatcaatttaaattggtgaaggatacgcgtaatgtaattcttattcttgtttcctccaagtgtTTAATCCTTTCTTttggagttcgttcatgatatcaaattctcggttccaagttgttcatcttttctttccggagctccaagttatttcaattataccatttcaaagcttcatctaatcattgcaaggcttctcccggagttcttttcaactttccctttcgtttgatcattcttttattatcggagttcatcatggaggatcaacatggtggctcatcaaggattcgtttcattcttcaattgttcttcaagatttctctcggaattaagatccgtcaagctatactctaaaataaacatggtgttcaacacatgtttcttttgagaagttcaagcattcttcatatcgcattccgaagtgcaattctttcttcctgatctttgaggtggtgttatgtccttCTTGATAATTTCCTTCaggtttcatgattcacaagttgtcaggaatgagataattaaatccatcattttctcttcgttcaagagatcttttcaaccaatcaatcttttgttggagttatattgggttataattcacctaaagccttccctaaggaatatTACTATTAtggtgtctatcaatgatccaaaatttctcctatcctctcggcgagagaagttttcatctcttcgttgatctcaagcaagcaattgtttctgTTAGTGGCAGAATTTCTCCTCAAGTTTCgagatgtctccataagcccacgaagttcatatcctttctttgttgatttttcaacaactccgttcttctccgttcttttcattgcattctttcatttctaccggaggctttgtgatgttgctctcttcgaccaatcatcttgttttgtcaagatcatgtaatttttcctttcttatccgtctagccggagtgtcgtgttttcattcgagttctctcatcttatcaagttttgcctccttcctcaaccggagtgctgtctgaaatctttcttaccccctgtgccattctttcattagttccggaggtaatgtgttgttgatttcatcgagtatcctctcatcttgtcaagatcatgttcaattccttccatttacagtcggagtgctgcccaaattatatcattcttattccttccctatcttgttttaaccggagtggtttaaatatctatcgtgtcaattaacctcaaggttcacatggtgttccttgtctctcttttctaccggagtcttctcaattttgttcacctctgtcgtgtcatttcttcaagctttgctacctctcaaggttctttggtttcactcgtttgtcaaagaagcaatttgttttacctcttcctcttccgcttttctccggtgccatcctagatctcgggacgagatcctcttgtagtggtggagtgttgtaatgccccgagaccgacgctccagatgtgttccatgttttgcgtgtcagctctgttatttattttgttgttgcatttcttcattgcatcatccgcatttgttttcataaaacttgcatccgcttgTAGTTGCAGCGCCCCCCCTTACGTTCGTTGACCATTCTGAGTCTAACCGGATTTTTTGATTCTCTCTTGtctgaccgtttgaccctctctgcaCAACCATCGAACCCCTCCTTGCGCAGTGCATAGACCCCTCTCGCGCGTTCGGAACctccccgaacccgacccgggttgttgtcaccgttggattcagatcatccccaaacatctacaaaacatcaccgttttctttgttggactccCCTAGCCTATTTTTCTCGATCGTCCGATTTAAATCGGAGGGCCTAATAGCCTCTAATCTAATCCCATGAGATATATATAGGTCCAACCCTAAGATCTAGGGATCTTGTCCCAtcctcctagccgccgccgccactcctcTTTTGTCTCCTCCCACCTCGGGTTCTTCCCCGATCCAATCCTCCCTCGTTTTCTTCACTGGACCAATCCCGcagcgctcctcctcctcctgcacgAGCCCTGCTCGTCCCTGGCCTCCTCCTCGCTTTCTCTCTCTCACACATCTCTCTCTCTATACTTGCCGCAGCAAGGAACCGCCGCCGCCAAGTACTTGCCGGGAGCGACGCCGCCCGGATCTGGCCGTCTCCGCGTCGCCCGCCCGTTCCCCGCCTCTGGCAAcggccgccgtccgccgccgtaCAGCCGACCGCCATGGCACCCTGCTCGAGCTCGTCGTCCCCTGCGCCTCAAGCTCCTCCTGCCGGAGCCGCAAGTCCTGTGCCTCTGCGTTCAGCGCCGCCGTCTGCATCCCGCCTGAACGGATCGAGCGATCCTGCTCATCCCGTGCCGTGCCAAGCTGTCGTCTCCTGCTTCGTCGCGCTCGCCATCCCCTACCGCGGCCTCTGCTTTCCTGCTCCAAACCGAACACCTTGCCGCCCTGGCAAGCATGGCCTTGCCTTCGCACCTCCGACGACTGGCCTCGTCGTCGCCGGCAACCCCAGGCAGGCCCCGTCGTGCCCTGCCATCTCCCTCGCCGTCTCCGTTTTTTCTTCTCTGAATTCCCTCTGTCGTCGTTCTTCAGGCAACAGCCGACGCCGTGGACGCTAACCGCCAAGCCGTCGCCTTCCACCAATGCCATGGCCTCGGATCTAGCCGGTTCCCGCGGTCCCTCGCCCCGCCAAGTCCCTCGCCTCGCCGCCCCTTCGCCCGCTCGTCGGAGCTCTGCTCCAGGCGCCGCCCGCAGTTCCCTGCTTCGAACAGGGGAACGAGCGCACGAGCAACGTTCGCGTTGACCGCGGCCCCGCGCCTCCTCGTTCGATCCAGCCTCCTGGGCCGCAAGCAAGCACCAAGGCCCAGCGCCCCTTCCAGCCTCCCTCTCCACCGAGTGGGCCTTGACCCATGGTGAGGCCCCCCCAGCGCCCCTTTGTTATTCTTCTATTGGGCCTGCTCCGGTTTTAGATTCGGCCCAGTGTAGTTTTTTTCCATGTCTGCGATTTAGCTATTATCCAGAGTAttgcagttttacagaaaaacccctcatgttcatgcattaataattaattaaccgtgcatcttttgtaaataatttatatatgtaaaatgttCAGATTTCTGTGTAGTTTCACAATATGctgctctcatccatgtttaagaTGTTTAAGTTGCTGTTTACATTTATTTTACTTAAATaacatgctaaaatgatttaattcataactaattaaccgtaactcggttTTAAttaaattatatatgtaaatggggtagaaaaatgcctagtttaacatggtgcacttcattttgctgtttaacaacattaaaattgcgtttatggcagaacagtaccaaaactaaattatggacatgaggattttccggaattgttgttgtttgtttccggcctcatttaacttgcttaaataggtagtttcattatgcttcacctcttgccatggtaatcaacttttaatattgttgggtacataatgagagagaactaaataattatatgtggtgtttcgtcaatatgcaactcgttgcatattgagctccacttaatttgtagtgttgtttgttgcactttgctatgccatgcctcattaaaccggacatgcatcatatttggttttgcatcatgccatgtgtatgtggtggttgtttactaggttgtttgtttctttctgggttgcttctctcgttagcttcggtttcgttccggagttgtgaggattcgttcgactacattcgtttgtcttcttcatggactcgttcttcttcctagcgggatctcaggcaagatgaccacccctcgaaatcacttctatctttgcttgctagttgttcgctctattgctatgctgcgctacctactacttgctatatcatgcctcccatactgccacgtcagcccctaaccttttcacccttcctagcaaaccgttgtttggctatgttaccgcttttgctcagccctcttatagcgttgctagttgcaggtgaagacgaagtttgctccatgttggattatgtttatgttgggatatcacaatatctcttatcttaattaatgcatctatatacttggtaaagggtggaaggctcggccttatgcctggtgttttgttccactcttgccgccctagtttccgtcataccggtgttatgttccttgattttgcgttccttacgcggttgggtgatttatgggacccccttgacagttcgctttgaataaaactcctccagcaaggcccaaccttggttttaccatttgcctacctaagcctttttcccttgggttctgcagactcaagggtcatctttattttaaacccccgggccagtgttcccctgagtgctggtccaaactagagccacttgcagcgccaccttggggaaactcgaggtctggttttagttgtacgtactgttcatccggtgtgccctgagaacgagatatgtgcaactcctatcgggatttgtcggcacatccgggcggctttgctggtcttgttttaccattgtcgaaatgtcttgtaaaccgggattccgagactgatcgggtcttcctgggagaaggtttatccttcgttgaccgtgagagcttatgatgggctaagttgggacacccctgcagggtattatctttcgaaagccgtgcccgcggttatgtggcagatgggaatttgttaatatccggttgtagagaacttgacacttaaccttaattaaaacgcatcaaccgcgtgtgtagccgtgatggtctcttctcgacggagtccgggaagtgaacacggtttctgggttatgtttgacgtaagtaggagttcaggatcacttcttgatcattgctagttcacgtccgttcctttgcttctcttctcgctcttgtttgcgtaagttagccaccacacttgcttagtcgctgctgcaacctcaccactttaccccatCCTTtgctttaagcttaaatagtcttgatctcacgggtgtgagattgctgagtcctcgtgactcacagatacttccaaaacagttgcaggtgccgatgagaccagtgcaggtgacgcaactgggctcaagtgggagctcgatgaagatcttgttcgttgtgttgtttcttttcatgttgatcagtagtggagcccagttgggacgatcagggatctagcagttgggttgtcttcttttattttggttccgtagtcggacctatgtgtgtatcttgaatgatgtatgattatttatgtattgtgtgaagtggcgattgtaagccaactctttatcccattcttgttcattacatgggattgtgtgaagatgacccttcttgcgacaaaaccacaatgcggttatgcctctaagtcatgcctcgacacgtgggagatatagccgcatcgtgggtgttacagagaattagcattcatgtttgccctgggacctgggaaactaaattcaaatccaatttgtattcgattacgaatatccatagataattatacgttttgttatttatttcttcaaaaccacaacaaagatttattccacctttatatatgattatgatttagaaatgccgtgatcttcgaattcagtaggttggatacactctgagtcaaatagttatttcatccaatacaatatgctcacacgaaaaacagttcaccttatgtcaatcatacaagtactgaggattacctcgcctaaaaaattcggatcattacaacacatggacaacatagggggtcttgcaacataatccattcagagacatgacacaacatgcaagtacaataatctaatgacaatttcaactggtatctaaagaagaaccgggattaccttgggcttcagatagcagaaacagcaggacctcctccgtcttcaaatgcaacattcttacttcctccaattcttgggttgcttgcataatgcgtgccgctaattccgtaatttccagcctcaagataaagattacctcattcatggcagccacaccatctctttctgcctctagtagagcctcaagcactataatatctgtgctcagactgctctccggcggtgttgcctctgaactgctaccatctggtaacatggatggcgcactgcttccacaaatagattctggggttgtacattgtgtcctagtgtgaacggcatcctgaaaggtttctgctggacatcagtaagagatagttatcgtatgatccaggcagtaagcttacatggtaaacgacggacgaattattgccgagcatggcaaactatatttaaatggttcgaagcagcatcagccgaaaagaaattaaaatggtaagatgaaactagggatgtaagtggcaaataaacgacatccgccagtcccatctagttagtttttgctacctccctagttcattttcctcaaaaaacaaaaaactcttttgaactatcataccactagtggactttaatcgggattaaatgggacccagttgacatccctagttgaaagggagtgtacaaccgctatatttaagttgccaaggcatctaagcagttgaaataatctgagaaagcacttaacagtgtggcctcatataaactacgaagacagtcttgtgatgaagttgagaggaaaagttaaggactcaaatgaaataggcatgcatttctttatgatagtacaacaggcactgctgacatattggccaactcaggtatagcgtaacaacaaataagcattcgaatcaagcaatacagcaaagcagacaattgaactatttgtaattcggtaggattacacgttgagggcacaagccaagaaagcagcccactcgcattacatttctcatgtactaaaacacactggcttaccatatgttgctgtgaagcctagctgctgttgcaatgttctttgaagatatcgtcagcatcccgtggttgcaaatctagttgttgtagtttattctgcaccatctgtttaggtaaaattaattttaatcacatgcactggtccgaattgatcatcaatggttcatctaaactaatgaaagaagggtgtgtgcatacacgacaatatatttgcttccctctatttttatgcttgttcgaggtgccagccccaaaagaacaaatattttgcttgatggggttagcagctccataattaatagaagcatcaaattagtcatgcaacttgggaagatcaagaacacataaacaagtaatgaacagaggctcggagcagtgatgtaatagctagcatcagaaaatgtagggtaaaacgaacaaaaagcagcggaaccacatgctagtttgctgatgtgtaattaagcgtagagaacattaagcagtctgatggaaccaacaggtggcatcagaacaaaactaaagcatattaactatatgtgcactggtatgtaatttagcacatgtaacatgttcactgccagaagtatggccctacaggtgcaagcagaataacgcgtctcatgaaaaactgaatgatgccctgaagaaattcaaaggtgcggtgcttatgctaggaaagtgaacgtaggcgccagccgttggataatagtacctgattcttggcggcatatgggtatcgttgtcatacttgatagctaaggatcatcgatggtgctcgtgttgcggttgagtttgggccggctgtcgccgtcgctgaagcggctccggtgctacggttgcggtgcttgtcgacatacaagaaagctcatctgtggtaagtgaacagttgcacgataaagagaaaaaccgaaggagtacaaatcgaaataacctgatgaggctgcggcgtcggtaaagcagggccggtggagttgaatatggcatccatggagcgggtccggtgcagtggacgaaggcttcggcgggcgcgttgtacagtgctttcggtgaggcggatctgttgcggcagacgagggcttgtatgaagggccagcgaaggggcgacgagggagtcagtgaagggcctacactatggtggacgagggcgccggttaagcagatccggtgcggtggaccatgatggcggtcaaggagatctggagcggtggacaagccagtcgctgaagtggctccggtgaagtggtgagttggcagttgggggttccaaggtgcggaaggtagatccggtggggtgtgaggtccaccgctgcggcggaggactagattcggcggcttgccgtggttaggggggtcggggaggggaaggggaggggctctggggaagaatgttgggggcaaagaggggaaaacaatggagttaccaaagcagcccttttccgttcatgtggcaggggtaaaacaggaatatcgcagggctaaactttcgggcgcgtgatatttcgatgtgagcgggaagtttgaaagcttttggcgcctaaaattataagtattctgctctcgtacggccgactatgatatcatggccgacaatttatttgttttgcacgcaaaaaaatgtgcaagttttgaaaatcaatgtctccaactcgaaacttagattgtccattcaattcaaatatggatcattgagctactacaagcaaataccatcatacggtccaattcaaatgaaattccaaatgtgtttatcctaaatatgatgacaaaagcaaaaatgtgtatgtgtatgaataaagtggatgattataaagtttgaacatgcccgtatgtgtatatctctaggtttgatatatgaatttgaaatcacaaaatcccggcttaaaaaatgtacctccgtttaaatgaattacaaaagctaatgatggagtcgaattccaaaattccaatcttaggtttgtaattctggtacatcaaggtatatcaggcatgttcaaaagtatcgttatctcatagtacaaactgtgaaacaaattgatcaaccatgagtgcacaatatctcaattacactaaagtccctcaaatatagacacctcactctttatctgaagtcaacccccccaccaccacacacacacacacatagagaagtcgttctctcccccaaacaccaacacacgagcacattaacacccctctctcttgtaaagtccggaccccaacataggtctctatcactttgtctctcgggcatgccacatctcttccctcactctctaggtctcccgctatctctcttacctaagcacacacactatgtagagtgcatatttcccatacacacaaaacgtcgccgcCAAACATCTATCTCCCTAGtcatgtggttctcgcgcactcacctcacacaccacccccactgcaaacaagcacactttgtctccttgtgcactactctcctctttctatctctcccacatgcggaccgcCCCAgatccttccctgtatacatatatgtcgtgactctttgcatagctccctaatgtataatcgttctcgatttcgcacattgttATCTACACcactattctagatctctcatgaagtccctatcacacacacgatgactcgcttcccttgcgtctccgttcataggccaatttcggacaacatcaacattgtctccctatctatacgccatttatggacacaaacgatccctctcgccccctctcttcctctctctctctccgtcgctagctctctctttctctcgctctcacacccctctcccacacacacactcgatgtctcttccaaatagtctgctccccccgcccgcacccgtgctatctcgctactacacatgtcacaccattcccccttcccttatactaggtttacatcatcagtggtctctctactccacatacactctctccctctcacacacaaacgcgtgcacaaacacacagagacacgcacaaacacccatttatctggatcctcatctctcctcatgtctgcatgtgtatctcacacactcactctctaattatgtatatgtgtctccacgttacacaacacaacgccccatgtacatgtctctctctatcctccacacacatagacacaaagaatctgttatcattgcctcagtctctaacatatcacacacgcacactatctctctctctctcgcaaacacgctcaacaagggtttccccgtgaataacttaccgtctattcatcaacagttgtggcagtacggcgaacacgagacgtgaaaagaataaatctacacgtgcttagaccacctagtatgactactaggactagagcaagccaaaaagcgcgccgccgtcaccccctccttgtcggtgacgggaaaatctttgttttacacagtcgagaagtcattgtgctaaggccccacatgccgaggcgtcgaatagaatgtagatgctagtttacggaagcaagtattgataatacgtttgtatctccatacttatatttcttctcttataaaaaaccgagttggtgatgatggtatgtgtgccatcttgcaatatagaccgtctgatctatatctgatggatggaaattaaaataaaagatacccgcacccctctccacatttgcagacaaggccttccctcgttcatccttatctccaacaaacctcattgttgagcaattaagaaaggaagcctctagaacaaactggcctggtggccgctgccggcgtcgtcaatccccatgcctccgctcagtctgaccaccaaccaccaccacaccccactcctcttcaccttatctcatatttctcgagatatcattagtttttacacatgggattactcccgcaagggtcaatcacaacaagtgttttataaaaaaatgcatcttgatgttctgtgcaatgcacggatcttgctagtactcctacacaagactaagttggtgatgctggtgtgtctgccatccgtcgtttctaaccattagatctacatctaacgattgtgaggtaagttgttgccttttctcaccaacatcccacttgtctaccaatttgcagaaaaacccataattagtatcttaaaaccaaccacatccctccctcacctcaccaaaacagcccaaggaatatattctaattgaagcATATATATgtctagtgacatatgtatatcaaaattagagtgttttgtaccaagtttttgaataagtattattctaattatgattcgttgcaacggacatgaacattgctagtatttccaaccatgcatttttttcctagtattccatagtttcgagttttccatcaagatattagtcactcatggttgatatttactttcaatcatgtacacatatgcactatgtaactagccttgcttattggcttccaaagcttaactttcactcctacttacaatatgtagagtatttgacaaaaaactaccactttcaaccagccctaggaagaatctattgtacaaaacatagcaaaaaatacccgaaatttcttaatccacgccaaaaactacctagtactcctaccgattaggttcgtttaaacccatttatgacagggttggcccacacgtccgtgctgagaggcagcttaaaccaacacattttgtttgaccgttga
The Aegilops tauschii subsp. strangulata cultivar AL8/78 chromosome 3, Aet v6.0, whole genome shotgun sequence genome window above contains:
- the LOC141043051 gene encoding uncharacterized protein; translated protein: MPVYLLITHFSPFNSAAATPLLSPPTSGSSPIQSSLVFFTGPIPQRSSSSCTSPARPWPPPRFLSLTHLSLYTCRSKEPPPPSTCRERRRPDLAVSASPARSPPLATAAVRRRTADRHGTLLELVVPCASSSSCRSRKSCASAFSAAVCIPPERIERSCSSRAVPSCRLLLRRARHPLPRPLLSCSKPNTLPPWQAWPCLRTSDDWPRRRRQPQATADAVDANRQAVAFHQCHGLGSSRFPRSLAPPSPSPRRPFARSSELCSRRRPQFPASNRGTSARATFALTAAPRLLVRSSLLGRKQAPRPSAPSSLPLHRVGLDPCFGFVPEL